ttgtctttgcgcctttgatcttcatctccaaagcacggacatgatctccatcatcttcaggcatgatctccatcatcgtcggcgtagcgtcaaggtccatggcgccgtcttcatggttgttcacctcatgtagcaactattacaactactttgaaatactactcaacatgaaatttaaagacaaccataaggctcctgccggttgccacaatacaataatgatcatctcatacatattcatcatcacattatggccatatcacatcaccaaaccctgcaaaaataagttagacgtctctaatttggtttgcatattttacgtggtttagggttttcgagagagatctaatctacctacgaacatgaaccacaacggtgatactagtgttgtcaatagaagagtaaattgaatcttcactatagtaggagagacagacacccgcaaagcctcttatgcaatacaagttgcatgtcgaacgaggaacaagtctcatgaacgcggtcatgtaaagttagtccgagccgcttcatcccactatgccacaaagatgcaaagtactcaaactaaagacaacaagagcatcaacgcccacaaaaccattgtgttctactcgtgcaaccatctatgcatagacacggctctgataccactgtagggattcgttgcatagaaaacaaacattttcctaccgcgagaacgcaatccaagccaagatgcaatctagaagacgggagcaacgaggggatgatcgaaactcacccttgaagatttccaaagcctataagagtaggctcttattgctgcggtagacgatcacttgccgcttgcaaaagcgcgtagaagatcttgatcacggtgccacgatcgggcagcacctccgtactcggtcacacgttcggtgttgatgaagacgacgtccttctccccgttccagcgggcagtggaagtagtagctcctccttgaatccggcagcacgacggcgtggtggcggtggtggtggagaactccggcggagcttcgctaagcgtgcgggagaggtggaggagagagggggcggctagggtttgggagaggggggcgccggccactaaggggtgcggccaccttgtggtcttggggtggccggccccctccccttggcccttcattatataggtggaaccccaaggtgttggactacaagtcttcgaataagaccccaacccaaaaccttccatgtagtagggaaacctacccaaggtgggactctcacttgaggtgggattccccccttccatgtggggggggtggccggcccccttggtggagtccaccttggactcccccctctagggttggccggccatgggaggtggagtcccttcgggactccgccttccaaattgatttcttccggacttttctagaaccttctagaaccttccataaaatctttcggatcattttaaatcttataaaatgacttcctatatatgaatcttattctccggaccattccggaactcctcgtgatgtccgggatcccatccgggacttcgaacaatacttcgaactccattccatattcaagttctaccatttcaacatcaaaccttaagtgtgtcaccctacggttcgcgaactatgtggacatggttgagtactctctccgaccaataaccaatagcgggatctagagatccataatggctcccacatattcaacgatgacttcagtgatcgaatgaaccattcacatacgataccaattccctttgtctcgcgatattttacttgtccgaggtttgatcatcggtatcactctataccttgttcaacctcgtctcctgacaagtactctttactcgtaccgtggtatgtggtctcttatgaacttattcatatgcttgcaagacattagacgacattccaccgagagggcccagagtatatctatccgtcatcgggatggacaaatcccactgttgatccatatgcctcaactcatactttccggatacttaatcccacctttataaccacccatttacgcagtggcgtttgatataatcaaagtacctttccggtataagtgatttacatgatctcatggtcataaggactaggtaactatgtatcgaaagcttatagcaaataacttaatgacgtgatcttatgctacgcttaattgggtgtgtccattacatcattcatataatgatataaccttgttattaataacatccaatgttcatgattatgaaactaatcatccattaatcaacaagctagttaagaggcatactagggactctttgttgtttacatatcacacatgtatcaatatttcggttaatacaattatagcatggtatataaacatttatcataaatataaagatatataataaccacttttattattgcctcttgggcatatctccaacacaaccGTCTGCGGAAAGGAATATCGAAGTTTGCGTCCCTGCAACCTTTCACGGTACAATCTTGTGCCTGACAAAGATTAAACAGCACAGGGAATTTGTCGCAGAAAGGTTGCTCGCCCATAATTGAATCTTTCCAAAGTCTGGTAATGTTCCCGTTATTCAACACCACTTTTCTCCCAGCAAAGTAAGTCTCTTTTACTTTTAATATTGCTTTTCAACATGGGGAATCATTGAATCTTGAGGTGACAGTAGCCACAGTTTTATTTCTTAAGTATTTGGCTTTAATAATATCTTGCCATAAACCATCCAGGGTTTCCAGCTTCCACCACCATTTACAAAGGAGGCTTATGTTTTGTTTCCGAATGTCTTTAACTCCTAAACCACCTTTTCTTTTGGACCGACAAACTCCGGTCCATTTGACCGTATAATAACCTTTTCTGTTTCTTGCCATGCCAAAAAAAAACGGCGTCTATGTTTGTCCAGTTTTTCAATAAAGATTTTGTTTAAGAGGAACATGGTTATGATATAACAAGGAAGATTGGATAAACAAGAGTCGACTAGAGTTAGTCTACCTCCAGAAGAAGAGGATCCACCAATCCAGACATCAAGAAACTTCCCTAAACTTCCGAAACTTCTGACCCTGCCCATGGGCATTCGATATGTATTGATTTTTGCCTTGCCCCCACCAGCATCGATTAGCAACCTCCGCCGTTCTGGTTGAGCGTACCAGGATCGCCCCTACCCCTGGGCATGAAGTAGAGCCTTCCCTCGTTGTTTCGCTCGTGATCGACCGTAGCGTGACACCGTTTTGGGGCCCTGCTTGTGCCATCGCCATTCCGGTTGAGGGTCTCGGGTCTCCGTTGCCTACACGATCCATCTTAACTGCCCCCGTGTCGTCGTCAGCCAGTTGACCATCTCCCTTCAAGCCGGCATGTGGGGAAACAACCTGTGTAGTCCTTCGATCTGTCGTAAACACATAAAAGCGGCGACACTATTCCATTCGCCATTTAGGTGGggttttttttttcattcatcATTTAATCGTTAAATGCTAAAGTGTGGATGGATTTTGGATTACATCCCGTACAGCTATAATACATGCAAAAAAGAACAACGGAGTATTCAGATTCAGGACTTCTCATTCTTCATGGATATCTGTCGGTCCCTATATATGCAAACCCATATCATGTTCAGAAATCATATGGCCTCGGAAAGGGTAGTATGCATTACAATCTGACAAAAGGAGAGTATATGCTTTACTGCAATAGCGAATGAATCTCTAAACCCATGTTAACCTTTTTTTAGGGTTTATAGTCTTAGACGCTTACAAAACAATATTACATATATACACTTATCAATATAAACGCTAGCAGTAGGTGGCGCTCTCCACCCCTGTTGTTTTTTTACTTTGCTTCGATGTTGGCTGCTGAGCCTTTGACGTTGTATTTCGTTATCTGCTGATAATGAAATTCGATCCAGTGAGATCGTTTGAAAAAAAATCAATATAAACGTGCATACGAAGTTACGAACACCTCTGAAAtaccttttttcgataaaggaaatatattaatatcaagaagataccaattacacccagtctctgcaacaacgcaccaccctaatggcactacggatgcacacagccaaaaacaagaaaagaaaactaagaaacaaaagtcccgctatagtactcgggcctaacaacagcaatacatccaccgccaagacaacacctgaattacagattagtccccgctctcaaaacaaatgcctccaccaaggacattgctaggcacaaccaattaaggccagaccttgggttttcaccctgaaaggtaggactctgcacttcacctgtgttgtcgtccccactttcataccgctgctgtgaagcccggaacaccaagcaagtccctcaacatcgcaaagacttgaacctccttagctagtcctcccctccggccttcatgaaattctcttcttccgactttcatcatggatccatagtcacttgatgtcaatcaaagaaaaagagcttcgtgccgctccctccataaccaatcggtcggaataaaaacatgggtgcgcacgaccgaatacctccgatccaacaaactccaggcaaaagcactgttacattcattggcggagccttccggaactcaacactccggccagatcacgagtccaggcctccggtaggtcctcctcttcacgcaagagaggccctaggaccgccgcctttattcaggtcggacccccacgtcggcgaccatcctgggctggccactccaaccctccaccggcgacaccatcgccggcttccaagctcctccatcTCGCCACCGGAACGAGTAGGTTAGCGATAGTTGCTTgacgatgccttcaacaagataacggcgcagacgccgccatcgcccgccatgaCCGGAGTCGGCTCGGTTTTCACCGGCTACTATGCCTCCCCGTCTCGCTGCCGGCGCTGAAAGTAGGATGAAAAATCCAACACAGCCAGCCTGGCCGACTGCCTTCGGTGGATGAAGtcagccaccaccaccatgcccggGCCGAAGACCCGAACGTCCTCAAGCCACGAAGAAGACCCAGCGAAGCCTCCTCGTGCCATTGACGAGACGCAGCCGCGATGGATCGTGATCCGAACCTCCGGCCCAGATCCGACCACACCGCAGCCAACATCCGCCGTCGGAGATCCGCCGGCCACCGCCATCCCGCTGCGTTCAGTCGACGGAGGAGGAGGGTGTAGGCCGCCGCCCCCACACGCTCCCGCAGGCCGTGCTGCGCTCTGCCGACGGAGGAccgagccgccaccgccgcctcacCGCAGGGGCTTTGCCCCGCGGCGtcctcggcgacggcggcggaggaggggggCCTGTAGGGGAGGGGAGGAGGGCGGAGTGGAGGGGAACTCCCCGGGGACggcgggcggcgccgccgcctcgGGGGAGAGTTTAGGTCGGGGGAGAGTTTAGATGGCGGCGCGATGGAGGGTAATGATGAGGAATGGCTGATCCTCCACCTCTGAAATACCTAGTGCAAAAGACTGATCTGACGGGACTTGTGATTGATCGAAAACCGTCGTTGACAATTGACATTGATGAGGTTGTTAGGCATCGTATCAATATCCTATGCCAAAGATCATGCTTGCACTAGCTAGCATCCCGAATGGAGATGCTTTTGCACTAGCTCAATTGTCGTCTTCCGAACGGAGTATGATATTTCTGTAACCATGGATTGTTCATGTATTTACTTTCAGTTCAAGGAGTTGACCCAACGATATTATATAAGCGCGAAGAGCCCGAGCTGGCCTCGGCAACCCCAACCGCCATTTCTGAGGATCGACATGGCCGGTGCAGCCGAGGTTTACGACTACGCGGCCGCGTTGGCCGAGTTCGACGCTTCCCGCACCACCGTCCGGAGCCTCGTCGAGTCCGGGATCGCCTCCGTGCCACCTCTCTTCATCAGCACTACCAACTATCCACCAACGGACATCCTCGCCATCCCAACCGTTGACCTCTCTCTCCCGCTCTCATCCTTGACGCCGATCGTCGGCGCCGCCGCGCAGACGTGCGGTTTCTTCCACGTCACCAACCACGGAATCGATGCCGGCGCCGCCGTGTCCTCCGTCCGGGCCTTCCACGAGCTGCCTCCCGCGGTCCGCTCCGCGTTCTACTCGGTCGCGGCCGTGGAGGGCATGAGCTACTCTACCGTCCCCTACATGGACCGCAACAGCTTCGACGGCCCTGGCCCCATCCTCCCCTGGCGCGTATCTCTCCGGGTTCTGCTGCAGGCGGCCGACATCGGCCGTCTCCCCGCGGCATGCCGGGACGCGCTGGTGGTGTACCTGCGGTGCATCGAGGAGCTGGGGAAGAAGATGGCCAGGCTGCTGTCCGAGGCGCTCGGCGTCGGCGCTGAGCGGCTGGAGACGGCGACGCAGGTGGAAGGTTGGCTCATGGCGTGCAACTACTACCCGCCATGCCCTGAGCCCGCGCGTGTGGAGGGCGCGGTTGAGCACACCGACCCCTCCCTCTTCACCGTTCTGGCACAGGACGGCATTGGAGGGCTCCAGGTGCGCATCAACGGCGGCGACAATGACGGACAGTGGGTGGACGTGCCGCCGGTGCCGGGCGCACTTCTCGTCAACGTTGGGGACGTGCTCAAGGTAAAGACCCATAGACAAAATTGCTCTTCGAGCCTTCTCTAACGTGGACATACCTAACTATATTTTCTTCCTTGGAATTACTCTACAGCTTGTTTCCAACAACGAGTACCATAGCGTGGGCCACAGGGTGATGATCAAGTCTAGCCAAGATGCCAGGGCCTCCCTTGCGGTGTTCTTCAATCCTGCCATGAGCGGCGGCGACTCAAACTTGCTTGGTCCTCTCCAGGAGCTTATCACAACAGAAAAGCCAGCAATGTACCGGAGTTTCACCATGACAGAGTTCATGGATTCCAGAAGGAAGTTTGGTCATGGTAAGCTGTCGACAGACCAATTCAGAGTCGCACTTGAATGAATCCTCCTGCCCATATACGTTAGGAGCTGGGACTTGACTTGATGTTTGGGGCGGGTGTTCTACTGTCCAGAGTGGCATTTTAAAAGAATTTTTAATGTACAGGGTGATTGTATATGTGCAGGAAGAAATAGCATTGCCTCTTTGTTTCATGTTTTGTGTATAAGTGTTTTCCTCTTAGGATTGAAGATGATGTGTTGATTTTTTCTCCTACTAACAACAATTACTATTGCTAGGAGAGCCCGGATTGTAACAACACTATCCAGAAACAAATTAGGTGGGCTGCAACAACTCTTACG
This Lolium perenne isolate Kyuss_39 chromosome 1, Kyuss_2.0, whole genome shotgun sequence DNA region includes the following protein-coding sequences:
- the LOC127338266 gene encoding 1-aminocyclopropane-1-carboxylate oxidase homolog 1, coding for MAGAAEVYDYAAALAEFDASRTTVRSLVESGIASVPPLFISTTNYPPTDILAIPTVDLSLPLSSLTPIVGAAAQTCGFFHVTNHGIDAGAAVSSVRAFHELPPAVRSAFYSVAAVEGMSYSTVPYMDRNSFDGPGPILPWRVSLRVLLQAADIGRLPAACRDALVVYLRCIEELGKKMARLLSEALGVGAERLETATQVEGWLMACNYYPPCPEPARVEGAVEHTDPSLFTVLAQDGIGGLQVRINGGDNDGQWVDVPPVPGALLVNVGDVLKLVSNNEYHSVGHRVMIKSSQDARASLAVFFNPAMSGGDSNLLGPLQELITTEKPAMYRSFTMTEFMDSRRKFGHGKLSTDQFRVALE